A genome region from Setaria italica strain Yugu1 chromosome III, Setaria_italica_v2.0, whole genome shotgun sequence includes the following:
- the LOC101771988 gene encoding uncharacterized protein LOC101771988, which translates to MGNYLSCTLAKAPGGRCARVILPDGGVRQVSLPATAAELMLDAPGHFLVDARAARVGARLAALPADEELELGGAYAAFPMKRLGTPLAAADAARLAAAAAREARRSSAKVSSDHAAVAAPPPPAAELAAAAEEAPRMRLEQMVVDDDAAAAELGALKHRLSNARSRRPTLETIHEENYLSSRA; encoded by the coding sequence ATGGGCAACTACCTGTCGTGCACGCTGGCCAAGGCGCCGGGCGGGAGGTGCGCGAGGGTGATCCTCCCCGACGGCGGCGTGAGGCAGGTTTCGctcccggcgacggcggccgagcTGATGCTGGACGCGCCGGGCCACTTCCTCGtcgacgcgcgcgccgcgcgcgtcgGGGCGCGCCTGGCCGCGCTGCCGGCCGACGAGGAGCTGGAGCTCGGCGGCGCGTACGCCGCGTTCCCGATGAAGCGCCTGGGCacgccgctggcggcggcggacgcggcgcgcctggccgccgcggccgccagggAGGCGCGCCGGTCGTCCGCCAAGGTGTCGTCggaccacgccgccgtcgcggcgccgccaccgcccgcagCGGAGttggccgcggccgcggaggaggcgccGAGGATGCGGCTCGAGCAGATGGTGGtggacgacgacgcggcggccgcggagctcGGCGCGCTGAAGCACCGGCTCAGCAATGCGCGGTCGAGGAGGCCGACGCTGGAGACCATACACGAGGAGAATTACCTGTCGTCGAGAGCCTGA
- the LOC101772796 gene encoding gallate 1-beta-glucosyltransferase has product MPSQQPHVLLVSFPLQGHVNPLLRLGARLAARDLLVTFTTFRHAGLRALPDDGACVGAGAGRGRLRFEYLRRRDAPDDPRRYQDPTDMLRHVADAGPSALACLIRRQAGAGRPVACVVNNPFVPWALDVTSGMGIPCAMLWIQSCAVLSLYYHFYSFPEAFPSDADPDAPVAVPGLPTVAADELPHMVRPEYARNLWGDMLRAQLGGIGKKTVSWVLVNTFYGLERSAIDALRSHVPVTPVGPLLEHDDRRDGDGDDDDLAAVADDDGCVAWLDAQPPRSVVYVAFGSLVNIGRGEMLAVAEGLVGTGRPFLWVVRDDSRELLPEDALAAISGKGKVVAWCPQGRVLGHDAVGCFVTHCGWNSVAEALAAGVPMVGYPWWSDQFTNAKMLVDEYKVGVQLPAPVTRDALRACVDEVMSGPEAAAFRMRATAWKEEATASVADGGSSDRNLQAFVEDIRRSHGKGSRGGSRISSSGNIAKHLNSIDVIP; this is encoded by the coding sequence ATGCCGTCGCAGCAGCCTCACGTCCTCCTCGTGTCCTTCCCTCTCCAGGGCCACGTCAacccgctcctccgcctcggcgcccgcctcgccgccagGGACCTCCTCGTCACCTTCACCACGTTCCGCcacgccggcctccgcgccctGCCCGACGACGGCGCgtgcgtcggcgccggcgccgggcgtggCCGGCTCCGGTTCGAGTACCTGCGGCGGCGCGACGCACCGGACGACCCGCGCCGCTACCAGGACCCCACCGACATGCTGCGGCACGTCGCGGACGCGGGGCCCTCGGCGCTGGCCTGCCTCATCCGGCGCCAGGCCGGGGCGGGGCGGCCCGTGGCGTGCGTCGTGAACAACCCCTTCGTGCCGTGGGCGCTGGACGTGACCTCGGGCATGGGAATCCCGTGCGCGATGCTGTGGATCCAGTCCTGCGCCGTGCTGTCGCTGTATTACCACTTCTACAGCTTCCCCGAGGCCTTCCCCTCCGACGCCGACCCCGACGCGCCGGTGGCCGTGCCCGGCCTGCCGACGGTGGCCGCGGACGAGCTGCCGCACATGGTGCGCCCCGAGTACGCGCGGAACCTGTGGGGCGACATGCTCCGGGCGCAGCTCGGGGGGATCGGGAAGAAGACGGTCTCCTGGGTGCTCGTCAACACCTTCTACGGGCTCGAGCGGTCGGCCATCGACGCGCTTCGCTCCCACGTGCCGGTGACGCCGGTCGGTCCGCTCCTGGAGCACGACgaccgccgcgacggcgacggcgacgacgacgatctCGCTGCAGTGGCAGACGACGACGGCTGCGTGGCGTGGCTGGACGCGCAGCCGCCGCGTTCCGTGGTGTACGTGGCGTTCGGCAGCCTCGTGAACATCGGGCGCGGCGAGATGCTGGCCGTGGCGGAGGGCCTGGTCGGCACCGGCAGGCCGTTCCTGTGGGTGGTGCGCGACGACAGCCGCGAGCTCCTCCCGGAGGACGCGCTCGCGGCCATCAGCGGCAAGGGAAAAGTTGTCGCGTGGTGCCCGCAGGGGCGCGTACTCGGCCACGACGCCGTCGGGTGTTTCgtgacgcactgcgggtggaactcggtCGCGGAGGCGCTCGCTGCCGGTGTGCCCATGGTCGGGTACCCGTGGTGGTCCGACCAGTTCACCAACGCCAAGATGCTGGTGGACGAGTACAAGGTCGGCGTCCAGCTGCCCGCGCCGGTGACGCGGGACGCCCTCCGTGCGTGCGTCGACGAGGTGATGAgcgggccggaggcggcggcgttccGGATGAGGGCGACGGCGTGGAAAGAGGAAGCGACAGCGTCTGTTGCCGATGGCGGGTCCTCGGACCGGAACCTCCAGGCTTTCGTTGAAGATATACGACGGTCTCATGGAAAAGGATCTCGAGGTGGGAGCAGGATTAGCTCGTCTGGAAACATAGCTAAGCATTTGAATTCGATCGATGTTATTCCGTGA
- the LOC101772390 gene encoding vegetative cell wall protein gp1, with the protein MAAVAKWALLLLLGLALLAPAAQAADNKDKDKEKDKEKDRDKDKDKDKDKDKDKDKDKNKNKSPPPPPPYHPPPPPPRVPSPPPPIVSYSPPPVVSSPPPPLPSSPPPPVVSSPPPPVPSSPPPPVVSSPPPPLPQSPPPPVVVSSPPPPLPSSPPVPVPSPPTSNVVYCKNTTGYPTCTAPATCPKKCPQSCHMDCDTCKPVCDCNLPGAVCEDPRFIGGDGNTFYFHGRRDRDFCLLSDVNLHINGHFIGSHVPGARRDPTWVQAIAVQFSGHRLYVGARKTAAWDDDTDRLAIVYDGAPVEVQGVANVRWEAPSSPLSVTRTKAANGVLVELAGVFKITVIAVPITEEDSRVHSYGLRDGDCLAHLDLAFRFYSLTDDVHGVLGQTYRSSYVNRLDVAARMPVMGGERDFAASGLFATDCPVARFAHGRRADALAVASDELMTSVKCSAGLDGVGVVCKK; encoded by the exons atggcggcggtggcgaaatGGGCTCTCCTGCTCCTCCTAGGCCTCGCACTCCTCGCACCGGCTGCGCAAGCTGCCGATAACAAGGACAAAGATAAAGAGAaggataaggaaaaagacagagacaaagataaagataaagataaagacaaggacaaggacaaggacaaggacaagaacaagaacaagtctccgccgccgccaccaccgtacCATCCTCCGCCACCCCCACCGCGTGTGCCATCTCCCCCGCCACCGATCGTTTCATACTCGCCTCCACCTGTCGTGTCGTCTCCACCGCCACCGTTGCCTTCGTCACCTCCTCCGCCCGTCGtctcgtcgccgccaccaccggtgccttcgtcacctcctcctcccgtcgtctcgtcgccaccaccaccgttgCCTCAGTCACCGCCTCCGCCGGTCGTCGTCTcgtctccaccaccaccactgcctTCGTCACCACCCGTGCCCGTGCCATCTCCACCGACCAGCAACGTGGTCTACTGCAAGAACACCACGGGGTACCCCACCtgcacggcgccggcgacctGCCCGAAGAAGTGCCCGCAGTCGTGCCACATGGACTGCGACACCTGCAAGCCCGTCTGCG ATTGCAACCTGCCCGGCGCGGTGTGCGAGGACCCGCGCTTcatcggcggcgacggcaacaCATTCTACTTCCACGGCCGCCGGGACCGGGACTTCTGCCTGCTCTCCGACGTCAACCTCCACATCAACGGCCACTTCATCGGCAGCCACGTCCCAGGCGCCAGGAGGGACCCGACCTGGGTGCAGGCCATTGCCGTGCAGTTCTCGGGGCACCGCCTCTACGTCGGCGCGCGCAAGACCGCCGCGTGGGACGACGACACCGACCGCCTCGCCATCGTTTACGACGGCGCGCCCGTCGAGGTCCAGGGCGTCGCGAACGTCAGGTGGGAggcgccctcctctcccctATCCGTGACGCGGACCAAGGCGGCCAACGGCGTCCTGGTGGAGCTCGCCGGGGTGTTCAAGATCACGGTGATCGCGGTGCCCATCACGGAGGAGGACTCGAGGGTCCACAGCTACGGGCTCCGCGACGGCGACTGCCTCGCGCACCTGGACCTGGCCTTCAGGTTCTACTCGCTCACCGACGACGTGCACGGCGTGCTGGGGCAGACGTACAGGAGCAGCTACGTGAACCGGCTCGACGTCGCGGCGAGGATGCCGGTCATGGGGGGCGAGAGGGACTTCGCCGCATCGGGCCTGTTCGCCACCGACTGCCCCGTCGCCCGCTTCGCGCACGGCCGCCGTGCCGATGCGCTCGCCGTTGCCTCCGACGAGCTGATGACCAGCGTCAAGTGCTCAGCCGGCCTCGATGGCGTTGGAGTGGTGTGCAAGAAGTAA
- the LOC101773210 gene encoding sulfhydryl oxidase 1 isoform X1 — translation MAATAAAGAVARLILVLLAAFLGAAPRGADALRSLGVEGAGGAGGAHGDAAVDLDAGNFTAFLQASPESFAVVEFFAHWCPACRNYKPHYEKVAKLFNGPDAAHPGIIVMARVDCASKVNLDLCNKFSVDHYPFLVWGPPAKFNSPQWKPKQENSELELIDDGRTAERLLKWINKKMGSSFNLDDKRYENESALPKNASDPEQIVRAIYDVEEATAHAWQIILELKMIKPETRDSLIRFLQILVSHHPSKRCRRGSANVLINFDDHWHTNQSLSSQESSTLLTSVTGDNICGEGVPRGYWMFCRGSKKETRGFSCGLWVLLHSLTVRSGDGESQSTFTSICDFIHNFFICEECRKHFYEMCSSVSVPFKSARDLTLWLWRAHNKVNERLMKEEKDLDTADPSFPKVIWPPKQLCPSCYRSSSRTADGVTQVEWDEDEVFHFLVGYYGKKLVSSYRETSMDSHLQVTKQVGSISDDSSASSAATVPIGAALGVAVASCTFGALACFWRTQQKNRKYYHLRSLKKI, via the exons ATggcggccaccgcggcggccggtgcggtggCGCGCCTCATactcgtcctcctcgccgccttcctcggcgcggcgccgcgcggggCGGACGCGCTCCGGTCGCTCGGCGTCGAGGgcgcgggcggggccggcggcgcccacggcgacgccgccgtggaCCTCGACGCCGGCAACTTCACCGCCTTCCTCCAGGCCTCGCCGGAGTCGTTCGCGGTCGTCGAGTTCTTCGCCCACTG GTGTCCAGCCTGCAGAAACTACAAG CCTCACTACGAGAAGGTTGCAAAACTTTTCAATGGTCCAGATGCTGCGCATCCAGGGATTATTGTGATGGCACGGGTTGATTGTGCATCAAAG GTGAATCTGGATCTTTGCAATAAATTCTCTGTTGATCATTATCCTTTCCTAGTGTGGGGTCCACCAGCAAAATTTAATTCCCCACAGTGGAAACCGAAGCAAGAGAATAGTGAATTAGAATTAATTGATGATGGAAGAACAGCAGAGCGTTTACTTAAATGGATAAATAAGAAGATGGGAAG ctcTTTCAATTTAGATGACAAAAGGTATGAGAATGAAAGTGCTCTCCCAAAAAATGCTTCAGATCCTGAACAG ATTGTTCGAGCAATTTATGATGTTGAGGAAGCAACAGCTCATGCATGGCAGATAATTTTGGAGCTCAAG ATGATCAAACCAGAGACTCGTGACTCACTCATTAGGTTTTTACAAATTTTGGTGTCTCATCATCCATCCAAGAG GTGTCGAAGGGGATCTGCCAACGTACTTATTAACTTTGATGATCACTGGCATACAAACCAATCATTAAGTTCACAAGAGAGTTCTACATTATTAACAAGTGTTACAGGAGACAACATCTGTGGAGAGGGGGTGCCACGTGGATATTGG ATGTTCTGCCGTGGAAGTAAAAAAGAAACGAGAGGATTTAG CTGTGGTCTATGGGTTTTGCTGCATTCACTAACTGTCCGAAGTGGAGATGGAGAGAGCCAATCAACATTTACATCAATTTGTGATTTCATCCACAATTTCTTCATCTGTGAGGAATGCCGCAAGCACTTCTACGAAATGTGTTCAAG TGTATCAGTCCCCTTCAAATCTGCCCGTGACCTCACCCTCTGGCTATGGAGAGCACATAACAAAGTTAACGAGAGGttgatgaaagaagaaaaggatttaGACACTGCTGATCCTTCATTTCCTAAGGTTATCTGGCCTCCAAAGCAGCTCTGCCCATCGTGCTACCGTTCTTCAAGTAGGACTGCTGATGGAGTCACGCAGGTTGAGTGGGACGAGGATGAAGTGTTCCATTTCTTGGTTGGCTACTATGGGAAGAAACTTGTATCTTCCTACAGGGAGACCTCCATGGATTCTCATCTTCAAGTAACGAAGCAAGTAGGCTCAATTTCTGATGATTCTTCCGCTTCCAGCGCTGCAACAGTCCCAATCGGAGCTGCCCTGGGTGTCGCTGTTGCTAGCTGTACATTTGGGGCACTGGCTTGCTTCTGGAGGACCCAGCAGAAGAACAGAAAGTACTACCATTTACGTTCTTTAAAGAAAATTTGA
- the LOC101773210 gene encoding sulfhydryl oxidase 1 isoform X2, with translation MAATAAAGAVARLILVLLAAFLGAAPRGADALRSLGVEGAGGAGGAHGDAAVDLDAGNFTAFLQASPESFAVVEFFAHWCPACRNYKPHYEKVAKLFNGPDAAHPGIIVMARVDCASKVNLDLCNKFSVDHYPFLVWGPPAKFNSPQWKPKQENSELELIDDGRTAERLLKWINKKMGSSFNLDDKRYENESALPKNASDPEQIVRAIYDVEEATAHAWQIILELKMIKPETRDSLIRFLQILVSHHPSKRCRRGSANVLINFDDHWHTNQSLSSQESSTLLTSVTGDNICGEGVPRGYWMFCRGSKKETRGFSCGLWVLLHSLTVRSGDGESQSTFTSICDFIHNFFICEECRKHFYEMCSSVSVPFKSARDLTLWLWRAHNKVNERLMKEEKDLDTADPSFPKVIWPPKQLCPSCYRSSSRTADGVTQVEWDEDEVFHFLVGYYGKKLVSSYRETSMDSHLQVTKQVGSISDDSSASSAATVPIGAALGVAVASCTFGALACFWRTQQKNRKQRKNWN, from the exons ATggcggccaccgcggcggccggtgcggtggCGCGCCTCATactcgtcctcctcgccgccttcctcggcgcggcgccgcgcggggCGGACGCGCTCCGGTCGCTCGGCGTCGAGGgcgcgggcggggccggcggcgcccacggcgacgccgccgtggaCCTCGACGCCGGCAACTTCACCGCCTTCCTCCAGGCCTCGCCGGAGTCGTTCGCGGTCGTCGAGTTCTTCGCCCACTG GTGTCCAGCCTGCAGAAACTACAAG CCTCACTACGAGAAGGTTGCAAAACTTTTCAATGGTCCAGATGCTGCGCATCCAGGGATTATTGTGATGGCACGGGTTGATTGTGCATCAAAG GTGAATCTGGATCTTTGCAATAAATTCTCTGTTGATCATTATCCTTTCCTAGTGTGGGGTCCACCAGCAAAATTTAATTCCCCACAGTGGAAACCGAAGCAAGAGAATAGTGAATTAGAATTAATTGATGATGGAAGAACAGCAGAGCGTTTACTTAAATGGATAAATAAGAAGATGGGAAG ctcTTTCAATTTAGATGACAAAAGGTATGAGAATGAAAGTGCTCTCCCAAAAAATGCTTCAGATCCTGAACAG ATTGTTCGAGCAATTTATGATGTTGAGGAAGCAACAGCTCATGCATGGCAGATAATTTTGGAGCTCAAG ATGATCAAACCAGAGACTCGTGACTCACTCATTAGGTTTTTACAAATTTTGGTGTCTCATCATCCATCCAAGAG GTGTCGAAGGGGATCTGCCAACGTACTTATTAACTTTGATGATCACTGGCATACAAACCAATCATTAAGTTCACAAGAGAGTTCTACATTATTAACAAGTGTTACAGGAGACAACATCTGTGGAGAGGGGGTGCCACGTGGATATTGG ATGTTCTGCCGTGGAAGTAAAAAAGAAACGAGAGGATTTAG CTGTGGTCTATGGGTTTTGCTGCATTCACTAACTGTCCGAAGTGGAGATGGAGAGAGCCAATCAACATTTACATCAATTTGTGATTTCATCCACAATTTCTTCATCTGTGAGGAATGCCGCAAGCACTTCTACGAAATGTGTTCAAG TGTATCAGTCCCCTTCAAATCTGCCCGTGACCTCACCCTCTGGCTATGGAGAGCACATAACAAAGTTAACGAGAGGttgatgaaagaagaaaaggatttaGACACTGCTGATCCTTCATTTCCTAAGGTTATCTGGCCTCCAAAGCAGCTCTGCCCATCGTGCTACCGTTCTTCAAGTAGGACTGCTGATGGAGTCACGCAGGTTGAGTGGGACGAGGATGAAGTGTTCCATTTCTTGGTTGGCTACTATGGGAAGAAACTTGTATCTTCCTACAGGGAGACCTCCATGGATTCTCATCTTCAAGTAACGAAGCAAGTAGGCTCAATTTCTGATGATTCTTCCGCTTCCAGCGCTGCAACAGTCCCAATCGGAGCTGCCCTGGGTGTCGCTGTTGCTAGCTGTACATTTGGGGCACTGGCTTGCTTCTGGAGGACCCAGCAGAAGAACAGAAA GCAAAGAAAGAACTGGAACTGA
- the LOC101773882 gene encoding uncharacterized protein LOC101773882, with translation MADHFEVMAGRLLTDSTLQSAINEASALPSSATTACDAAAEDGRATSGVLVECRICQEEEDEAYMEAPCSCKGSLKYAHRKCIQRWCDEKGDTICEICLQQFTPNYTTSSKLFQHGRNTIFFSAPGYIQARPMLNADQTSATSTSYEYGHQTSTPTGVICCRIIAITLMVLLVLHDALSVLLGDQGAYTVAMLTLLMLRTAGVVIPVYIILVAVTELLHRRRQRQVVHDQIPGPAGAESTQPQQHVISIQ, from the exons ATGGCGGATCATTTTGAGGTAATGGCGGGCCGATTGCTCACGGATTCGACTCTTCAGTCTGCCATTAATGAGGCCTCTGCTCTGCCTTCTTCCGCAACGACTGCGTGTGATGCGGCTGCTGAAGATGGCAGGGCAACGAGTGGCGTCTTGGTAGAATGCAGAATctgccaggaggaggaggatgaggcctACATGGAGGCGCCTTGCTCCTGCAAGGGCAGCTTGAAG TACGCTCATCGCAAATGCATTCAGAGATGGTGTGATGAGAAGGGAGACACCATATGTGAGATCTGCTTGCAG CAATTTACACCAAACTACACTACCTCTTCAAAGCTGTTTCAGCATGGAAGAAACACGATTTTCTTCAG CGCTCCTGGTTACATTCAAGCACGCCCCATGCTGAACGCGGACCAAACTTCTGCTACATCAACAAGCTACGAGTATGGCCACCAAACTTCCACTCCTACCGGCGTAATCTGCTGTCGCATAATTGCTATAACC TTGATGGTCCTCTTGGTCCTCCATGACGCCCTCTCGGTTCTCCTCGGCGACCAAGGCGCTTATACCGTCGCCATGCTCACC ctgcTGATGCTTAGAACTGCGGGAGTCGTCATACCGGTCTACATCATACTCGTAGCGGTTACCGAACTGCTTCACCGACGCAGGCAGCGGCAG GTTGTGCACGACCAGATTCCGGGACCTGCAGGAGCCGAGAGCACACAGCCGCAGCAGCATGTCATCAGCATCCAGTAG
- the LOC101774283 gene encoding guanine nucleotide-binding protein subunit beta-like protein A: MASGQESLSLVGTMRGHNGEVTAIATPIDNSPFIVSSSRDKSVLVWDLTNPVHSTPDSGAAADYGVPFRRLTGHSHFVQDVVLSSDGQFALSGSWDGELRLWDLSTGLTTRRFVGHEKDVISVAFSVDNRQIVSASRDKTIKLWNTLGECKYTIGGDLGGGEGHNGWVSCVRFSPNTFAPTIVSGSWDRTVKVWNLTNCKLRCTLDGHGGYVNAVAVSPDGSLCASGGKDGYTLLWDLTEGKRLYSLDAGSIIHSLCFSPNRYWLCAATQDSVKIWDLESKHVVQDLKPDIQISKNQILYCTSLSWSADGSTLYTGYTDGSIRVWKISGFGYAG; this comes from the exons ATGGCCAGCGGGCAGGAGTCGCTCTCCCTTGTGGGCACGATGCGCGGCCACAACGGAGAGGTGACGGCGATCGCGACCCCGATCGACAACTCGCCGTTCATCGTCTCGTCCTCCCGCGACAAGTCCGTGCTGGTGTGGGACCTGACCAACCCGGTCCACTCCACCCCGGACTCCGGCGCGGCCGCCGACTACGGCGTCCCCTTCCGCCGCCTCACCGGCCACTCCCACTTCGTCCAGGACGTCGTCCTCAGCTCCGACGGTCAGTTCGCGCTGTCCGGCTCCTGGGACGGCGAGCTCCGCCTCTGGGATCTCTCCACCGGCCTCACCACCCGCCGCTTCGTCGGCCACGAGAAGGACGTCATCTCCGTCGCCTTCTCCGTCGACAACCGCCAGATCGTCTCCGCGTCCCGCGACAAGACCATCAAGCTCTGGAACACCCTCGGTGAGTGCAAGTACACCATTGgcggcgacctcggcggcggcgagggccacAACGGCTGGGTCTCCTGCGTCAGGTTCTCCCCCAACACCTTCGCGCCCACTATTGTCTCCGGCTCCTGGGACCGCACCGTCAAGGTCTGGAACCTTACCAACTGCAAGCTGCGCTGCACCCTCGATGGCCACGGCGGCTATGTCAACGCCGTCGCCGTGAGCCCTGACGGGTCCCTGTGCGCCTCCGGCGGGAAGGACGGCTATACTCTGCTGTGGGATTTGACTGAGGGGAAGAGGCTGTACTCACTGGACGCAGGCTCCATCATCCACTCACTCTGCTTCTCGCCCAACCGCTACTGGCTCTGTGCTGCTACCCAGGACTCTGTCAAGATCTGGGACCTTGAGTCGAAGCACGTCGTGCAGGACCTCAAGCCCGACATCCAGATCTCCAAGAACCAG ATCCTGTACTGCACAAGCTTGAGCTGGAGCGCGGATGGAAGCACCCTCTACACTGGCTACACCGATGGATCTATCAGGGTCTGGAAGATCTCTGGGTTCGGCTATGCAGGCTAG
- the LOC101774691 gene encoding beta-1,3-galactosyltransferase pvg3, translating to MSSPSSLFKQLGLTGAGSPLSGRHLLLILLGAGFLAFTVFIVHPNEFRIQAFFAGSCSRPGTDAAAVASPPAKAAAAAEAAGAPAPAPDDDDGDVRLLIGIQTLPAKYERRHLLRAVYSLQVREHPSLAGRVDVRFVFCNLTSPDDAVFVALEIMRYGDIIVLDCAENMDNGKTYTFFSTVARAFDAGAGGRRPPYDYVMKADDDTYLRLPALAASLRGASREDAYFGLQMPCDRENFYPFPPFMSGMGYALSWDLVRWVSGSDLARREQDGPEDMWTGRWFNLAGRAKNRYDAAPRMYNYKGASPDSCFRHGFVPDTIAVHMLKDDARWAETLAYFNATAGLPRSGHLYHLPPAAAAGRP from the coding sequence ATGTCGTCGCCTTCCTCCTTGTTCAAGCAGCTCGGGCTTACGGGAGCCGGCTCCCCCCTCTccggccgccacctcctcctcatcctcctcggcgccggctTCCTCGCGTTCACCGTCTTCATCGTCCACCCCAACGAGTTCCGCATCCAGGCCTTCTTCGCAGGCAGCTGCAGCCGCCCCGGCACGGACGCCGCCGCTGTCGCGTCACCACCGGCcaaggctgccgccgccgctgaggcTGCAggggcgccggcaccggcgccggacgacgacgacggcgacgtgcGCCTCCTCATCGGCATCCAGACGCTGCCGGCCAAGTACGAGCGGCGGCACCTGCTGCGGGCCGTCTACTCGCTCCAGGTCCGGGAGCACCcgtccctcgccggccgcgtgGACGTCCGGTTCGTCTTCTGCAACCTGACGTCCCCGGACGACGCGGTGTTCGTGGCGCTGGAGATCATGCGCTACGGCGACATCATCGTGCTCGACTGCGCCGAGAACATGGACAACGGCAAGACGTACACCTTCTTCTCCACCGTGGCCCGCGCcttcgacgccggcgccggcggccgccgcccgccgtacgactacgtgatgaAGGCCGACGACGACACGTACCTGCGCCTGCCGGCGCTGGCGGCGTCGCTGCGCGGCGCGTCCCGCGAGGACGCCTACTTCGGCCTCCAGATGCCGTGCGACCGCGAGAACTTCTACCCGTTCCCGCCCTTCATGTCCGGAATGGGGTACGCGCTGTCGTGGGACCTGGTGCGGTGGGTGTCCGGCTCGGATCTCGCCCGGCGGGAGCAGGACGGGCCCGAGGACATGTGGACAGGGCGGTGGTTCAACCTCGCCGGCAGGGCCAAGAACCGGTACGACGCCGCGCCGAGGATGTACAACTACAAGGGCGCCTCGCCGGACAGCTGCTTCCGGCACGGCTTCGTCCCGGACACAATCGCCGTGCACATGCTCAAGGACGACGCGCGGTGGGCCGAGACGCTCGCGTACTTCAACGCCACGGCGGGGCTCCCGCGCTCCGGCCACCTCTACCacctgccgccggcggcggcggcgggcaggccGTGA